A single Pseudomonas brassicacearum DNA region contains:
- a CDS encoding class I SAM-dependent methyltransferase — protein MKSSSFNSAEKFDTSRANEYGRQSRIALAGYDACQDLTACMLAATLGNAGSAKVLVVGAGGTAQEIIAMAKLEPGWRFTAVDPSGPMLEAAEQQLAANNLLERTAMHLGHVEDLVANGSYDAATLIGVLHHLDGDEAKLKILRSIQAHLKPGAPLIVAGNQYAYASQPLLLAAWGQRWRQHGASPEEVTVKLGKILQGADPPHSEAAVQKLLNDAGFGRATRFFSSLFWGAWLTCKTV, from the coding sequence TTGAAATCATCCTCGTTTAATTCAGCGGAAAAATTTGATACTTCACGGGCCAACGAGTACGGCCGGCAGAGCCGCATTGCGCTCGCCGGGTACGACGCCTGCCAGGATCTGACGGCGTGCATGCTGGCGGCGACCCTTGGAAACGCGGGCTCGGCGAAAGTACTGGTGGTGGGCGCCGGCGGTACGGCGCAGGAGATCATTGCCATGGCCAAGCTGGAGCCGGGTTGGCGTTTCACTGCCGTCGATCCGTCCGGGCCGATGCTGGAGGCCGCGGAGCAGCAGTTAGCTGCAAACAACTTGCTTGAAAGAACCGCCATGCACCTTGGGCATGTTGAAGACCTGGTAGCAAACGGGTCGTACGATGCCGCTACCTTGATCGGTGTACTCCATCATCTCGATGGGGATGAAGCCAAGTTGAAAATATTGCGGTCCATCCAGGCACATCTGAAGCCGGGAGCGCCGCTGATTGTCGCTGGAAACCAATATGCGTATGCCAGCCAGCCATTACTCCTCGCGGCCTGGGGGCAACGGTGGCGACAGCATGGCGCCAGCCCGGAAGAAGTGACGGTCAAGCTTGGGAAAATTCTTCAAGGCGCCGACCCTCCACATTCCGAAGCAGCGGTTCAAAAACTGTTGAATGATGCAGGGTTCGGCCGTGCTACCCGGTTCTTCAGCAGTCTTTTCTGGGGCGCCTGGCTAACGTGCAAAACGGTCTGA
- a CDS encoding DUF2986 domain-containing protein: protein MNRRKKINQLLKANAKKASAKLAPKNKPQYISKADRLKLAAEASDAPITPPES, encoded by the coding sequence ATGAATCGCCGCAAGAAAATAAACCAGTTATTGAAGGCGAACGCCAAAAAAGCCAGTGCCAAGCTGGCCCCCAAAAACAAGCCTCAATACATCAGCAAAGCCGACCGACTGAAACTGGCGGCTGAAGCCAGTGACGCGCCCATCACGCCCCCGGAAAGCTGA
- a CDS encoding formate dehydrogenase beta subunit: MLTLCIPRDSVARAVGADKVADALAHEAERRQLPLTVLRTSSRGLYWLEPLVELESAGVRLGFGPVTPADVPSLLDALAGDPGSHPLALGPVEEIPYLKSQQRLLFARAGITQPLSLDDYRARGGFLGLARSIQMDGADVVASVLDSGLRGRGGAAFPAGIKWRTVRDAVGAQKYVVCNADEGDSGTFADRMLMEGDPFLLIEGMIIASIAVGATMGYIYVRSEYPAAISTLNEALRIARDAGYLGANVSASGCAFDIEVRVGAGAYICGEETALLESLEGKRGTVRAKPPLPAIQGLFGLPTLVHNVVTLASVPIILEKGAQFYRDFGMGRSLGTMPFQLAGNVRQGGLVERAFGLSLRELVEGYGGGTASGRPLKAAQVGGPLGAWVPPSQFDTPLDYEAFAAMGAMLGHGGVVVADDSLDMAQMARFALQFCAEESCGKCTPCRIGSTRGVEVVDRLIASTETAARQEQALLLQDLCDTLQYGSLCALGGMTSYPVASALKHFPADFGLATTEADQ; encoded by the coding sequence ATGCTGACGCTCTGTATCCCCCGCGATTCTGTGGCCCGTGCCGTGGGCGCGGACAAGGTGGCCGATGCGTTGGCCCATGAGGCTGAGCGTCGACAACTGCCGTTGACGGTGTTGCGCACCAGTTCCCGTGGCCTCTATTGGTTGGAACCGCTGGTAGAGCTCGAAAGCGCCGGCGTCCGTCTGGGGTTTGGCCCCGTCACACCGGCCGACGTGCCGAGCCTGCTGGATGCGCTGGCAGGCGATCCTGGCAGCCATCCGCTGGCACTGGGGCCGGTGGAGGAGATTCCCTATCTCAAGAGCCAGCAGCGCCTGCTGTTCGCGCGCGCCGGCATCACGCAACCGCTGTCCCTGGACGACTACCGTGCCCGGGGCGGATTCCTGGGCCTGGCCCGGTCCATCCAGATGGATGGCGCAGATGTGGTCGCCAGCGTGCTGGATTCCGGCCTGCGCGGTCGGGGCGGTGCGGCATTCCCGGCGGGCATCAAGTGGCGCACGGTGCGCGATGCCGTGGGTGCACAGAAGTATGTGGTGTGTAACGCCGATGAAGGCGACTCCGGCACCTTCGCCGACCGCATGCTGATGGAGGGCGACCCTTTCCTGCTCATTGAAGGCATGATCATTGCCAGCATCGCCGTAGGCGCGACGATGGGCTACATCTACGTGCGTTCGGAATACCCGGCCGCCATCAGTACGCTGAACGAAGCGCTGCGCATCGCTCGCGACGCCGGCTATCTGGGGGCGAACGTGAGCGCTAGCGGCTGCGCCTTCGACATTGAGGTTCGTGTCGGCGCCGGCGCCTATATCTGTGGCGAAGAAACCGCACTGCTGGAATCCCTCGAGGGCAAGCGCGGCACGGTTCGCGCCAAACCGCCACTGCCGGCGATTCAAGGCCTGTTCGGGCTGCCGACGCTGGTGCACAACGTGGTGACCCTGGCCTCGGTGCCGATCATCCTTGAGAAGGGCGCGCAGTTCTATCGCGACTTCGGCATGGGCCGTTCCCTGGGCACGATGCCGTTCCAACTGGCCGGCAACGTCCGTCAGGGTGGCTTGGTGGAGCGCGCCTTCGGCCTGAGCCTGCGTGAACTGGTGGAAGGCTACGGCGGCGGTACCGCCAGCGGTCGTCCCCTGAAGGCCGCGCAAGTGGGCGGGCCGTTGGGGGCTTGGGTGCCGCCTTCGCAATTCGATACACCGCTGGACTACGAAGCGTTCGCCGCCATGGGCGCGATGCTTGGCCACGGTGGCGTGGTGGTTGCCGACGACAGCCTGGACATGGCCCAGATGGCCCGCTTCGCCTTGCAGTTCTGCGCCGAGGAATCCTGTGGCAAGTGCACGCCGTGCCGGATCGGCTCCACCCGTGGGGTGGAAGTGGTGGATCGCTTGATCGCCAGCACCGAAACCGCTGCTCGTCAGGAACAGGCCCTGCTGTTGCAGGATCTGTGCGATACCCTGCAATACGGTTCGCTCTGTGCCCTCGGTGGGATGACGTCCTACCCTGTCGCCAGCGCCCTCAAGCATTTCCCCGCCGACTTCGGTCTGGCGACCACGGAGGCCGACCAATGA
- the fdhF gene encoding formate dehydrogenase subunit alpha: MITIFDPSSDIDLGTPARESDVQVSLTIDGREISVASGTSVMRAAALLGTTIPKLCATDSLEAFGSCRMCLVEIDGMRGYPASCTTPVTEGMVVRTQTSKLADLRRNVMELYISDHPLDCLTCAANGNCELQTVAGQVGLREVRYGYDGANHLDEAKDVSNPYFEYDPSKCIVCNRCVRACEEIQGTFALTITGRGFDSRVAAAGGDNFLDSECVSCGACVQACPTATLIDKSVVEIGQPERSVITTCAYCGVGCSFRAEMKGEQLVRMVPDKNGQANHGHSCVKGRFAWGYATHPDRITKPMIRKHINDPWQEVSWDEAVTYAASELRRIQLKYGRDSIGGITSSRCTNEETYLVQKLVRTAFGNNNVDTCARVCHSPTGYGLKQTLGESAGTQNFDSVMKADVILVMGANPTDAHPVFGSQLKRRLRQGARLIVIDPRRIDLVDSPHARAELHLQLRPGTNVAMLNALGHVIATEGLIDQPFVEARCEAADFARWRDFVSQPENSPEVLGPVCGVPAEQIRAAARLYATGGNAAIYYGLGVTEHSQGSTSVMGIANLAMATGNIGREGVGVNPLRGQNNVQGSCDMGSFPHELPGYRHISNETVRAQFEQAWNVTLQPDPGLRIPNMFEAALDGTFKALYCQGEDIAQSDPNTQHVTAALSALECVIVQDIFLNETAKFAHVFLPGSSFLEKDGTFTNAERRISRVRKVMDPLAGKADWEATIALADALGYKMHYNHPSQIMDEIARLTPTFTRVSYAELDRHGSLQWPCNDAAPDGTPTMHIDQFVRGKGRFMLTGYVPTDEKVNSRYPLLLTTGRILSQYNVGAQTRRTDNVAWHEEDRLEIHPTDAENRGIVDEDWVGIGSRAGQTVLRAKVTERVAPGVVYTTFHFPESGANVITTDNSDWATNCPEYKVTAVEIVRVSQPSEWQKRYQAFSDEQSRLLRERRHAEKAEVRR; encoded by the coding sequence ATGATCACTATCTTCGACCCCAGCAGTGATATCGACCTGGGCACCCCGGCGCGCGAAAGCGACGTGCAGGTCAGCCTGACCATCGACGGGCGCGAAATCAGCGTCGCCTCCGGCACCTCGGTCATGCGTGCCGCGGCCTTGCTCGGCACCACCATTCCCAAACTCTGCGCCACCGACAGCCTGGAGGCGTTCGGCTCCTGCCGCATGTGCCTGGTGGAGATCGACGGCATGCGCGGTTATCCGGCCTCCTGCACCACACCGGTGACCGAGGGCATGGTGGTGCGCACCCAGACCTCCAAACTCGCCGATTTGAGACGCAACGTGATGGAGCTGTACATCTCCGACCACCCGCTGGACTGCCTGACGTGCGCAGCCAACGGCAACTGCGAATTGCAGACGGTGGCGGGGCAGGTGGGCCTGCGCGAAGTGCGCTACGGCTACGACGGCGCCAATCACCTGGATGAAGCCAAGGACGTTTCCAACCCCTATTTCGAGTACGACCCGAGCAAGTGCATCGTCTGCAACCGCTGCGTGCGTGCCTGCGAGGAAATCCAGGGCACCTTCGCCCTGACGATCACCGGACGTGGTTTTGACTCTCGAGTGGCGGCAGCCGGCGGTGACAACTTCCTCGACTCCGAATGCGTGTCCTGCGGCGCCTGCGTGCAGGCGTGCCCGACGGCGACCCTGATCGACAAGAGCGTCGTGGAGATCGGCCAGCCGGAGCGCAGCGTCATCACCACTTGCGCCTACTGCGGCGTGGGTTGCTCGTTCCGCGCCGAGATGAAAGGCGAACAACTGGTGCGCATGGTCCCGGACAAGAACGGCCAGGCCAACCACGGTCACTCCTGTGTCAAGGGGCGCTTCGCCTGGGGCTACGCCACGCACCCGGACCGCATCACCAAGCCGATGATTCGCAAGCACATCAACGACCCGTGGCAGGAAGTCAGTTGGGACGAGGCGGTCACCTATGCCGCCAGCGAATTGCGCCGGATCCAGCTCAAGTACGGGCGCGACTCCATCGGGGGCATCACCTCCAGCCGCTGCACCAACGAAGAAACCTACCTGGTGCAAAAACTGGTGCGCACCGCGTTCGGCAACAACAACGTCGACACCTGTGCCCGCGTCTGCCATTCGCCTACCGGTTACGGCCTCAAGCAGACCTTGGGCGAGTCCGCCGGCACCCAGAATTTCGACTCGGTGATGAAGGCCGACGTCATCCTGGTGATGGGCGCCAACCCGACTGACGCGCACCCGGTGTTCGGCTCACAGCTCAAGCGCCGCCTGCGTCAGGGCGCACGGCTGATTGTCATCGACCCACGGCGCATTGACCTGGTGGATTCGCCTCACGCCCGTGCCGAGCTGCACTTGCAACTGCGTCCGGGCACCAACGTGGCAATGCTCAATGCCTTGGGCCATGTGATTGCCACCGAAGGCTTGATTGACCAGCCTTTTGTCGAGGCACGCTGCGAGGCGGCGGACTTCGCTCGCTGGCGCGATTTCGTCAGCCAGCCGGAAAACTCCCCTGAGGTCCTGGGCCCGGTGTGTGGCGTGCCTGCCGAGCAGATCCGCGCCGCTGCACGGCTCTACGCCACCGGCGGCAACGCGGCCATCTACTACGGCCTTGGCGTCACCGAGCACAGCCAAGGCAGCACCTCGGTGATGGGCATCGCCAACCTGGCCATGGCCACCGGCAACATCGGTCGCGAAGGTGTCGGCGTGAACCCGCTGCGTGGACAGAACAACGTCCAGGGCTCCTGCGACATGGGCTCGTTCCCCCACGAGCTGCCGGGTTATCGGCACATTTCCAACGAAACCGTACGCGCCCAGTTCGAACAGGCCTGGAACGTCACTCTGCAACCCGACCCGGGCCTGCGCATTCCGAACATGTTCGAGGCGGCCCTGGACGGCACCTTCAAGGCGCTTTACTGCCAAGGCGAGGACATCGCCCAGAGCGACCCCAACACCCAGCATGTGACGGCCGCGTTGTCCGCGTTGGAATGTGTGATCGTCCAGGACATCTTCCTCAACGAGACGGCCAAGTTCGCCCACGTGTTCCTGCCGGGCAGCTCGTTCCTTGAGAAGGACGGCACCTTCACCAACGCCGAACGCCGCATCTCCCGCGTTCGAAAGGTGATGGACCCACTGGCCGGCAAGGCCGATTGGGAAGCCACCATCGCCCTGGCCGACGCCTTGGGCTACAAGATGCACTACAACCATCCTTCGCAAATCATGGATGAAATCGCCCGCCTGACGCCGACTTTCACCCGCGTCAGCTACGCCGAACTGGATCGTCACGGCAGCCTGCAATGGCCTTGCAACGATGCCGCACCGGACGGCACGCCGACCATGCACATCGATCAGTTCGTCCGCGGCAAAGGGCGCTTCATGCTCACCGGCTACGTGCCCACCGATGAGAAGGTCAACAGCCGCTATCCACTGTTGCTGACCACCGGACGTATCCTCAGCCAGTACAACGTCGGTGCCCAGACCCGGCGTACCGACAACGTGGCCTGGCACGAGGAGGACCGGTTGGAGATTCACCCAACCGACGCCGAGAACCGCGGGATCGTCGACGAAGACTGGGTGGGTATCGGCAGTCGTGCCGGGCAAACAGTGCTGCGTGCGAAGGTGACCGAGCGGGTGGCACCGGGCGTGGTCTACACCACGTTCCACTTCCCTGAATCGGGCGCCAACGTGATCACCACCGACAACTCCGACTGGGCCACCAACTGCCCGGAATACAAGGTGACGGCGGTCGAGATCGTGCGGGTCAGCCAGCCTTCGGAATGGCAGAAGCGCTACCAGGCGTTCAGTGATGAACAAAGCCGCTTGCTCAGGGAACGTCGCCATGCCGAGAAGGCCGAGGTGCGTCGATGA
- a CDS encoding RHS repeat-associated core domain-containing protein yields the protein MTGSEGRPSTSFTDRIEPLDHEYSSRRDQMTYSSTIHAATPVLSVIEPRGLPVRTVQYHRRLDNDPVAPRVNRQAYDTLGRLIAHWDPRLWALMEGGSAAPANQTSIHSLCGQVLADTNVDAGLRVSLLGDAGQILHRWDSRGTETRIEYDRSLRPVAVFEQGQGELERCVERLTYGEPEVHAHNLCGLLTRHDDPAGSQQVHEAGLKGGILLQSRRFLLQETLPDWPLEPSLRDAMLEPAPERAITQYHYDALGNVLTQTDARGHRQRFTYCVAGHLRRVWLQLAGQTEQVVLSMIGYNAFAQVETEVAGNGVVSTADYCPLSGRLKRLFVRRDNGTQLLDLRYDHDPMGNILSIRDEALPVRYFNNQRIEPLSTYRYDTLYQLIEATGREIAIGRQGPALPELQPAPLDPNQLSQFTQTYCYDAGNNLTTLRHVGAHSYTREMQVDGLSNRSVPKEIDLASAFDANGNLQHLQPGQVLNWDLRNQLQRVTPVERLDAANDDEVYIYDGNHQRVRKIHRSQARTVAHRAEVRYLPGLELRTDTKNGESLQVISMSFGLGGVRMLHWDAGLPDGLSNDQLRYSVSDHLGSSNIELDHQSRLLSQEGYYPYGGTAWWAGRDAIEATYKTLRYSGKERDATGLYYYGFRYYAPWLSRWINPDPAGGIDGLNRFRMARNNPITLIDQDGFQPIYPVLSAFLGDIFDDPGYARKGSYLLAPGASADHAPIAIWDDRIYVGTAERHMGIRPDDEKGFPHFVGEITGQQITNASGHYIPPAGLGHLIPDGYTYVEQYAGSSASPIRLTMFSSPQNYVDKVTEFRQHNDKLDRAKGVMSFLKEHHLYDAASRVAHTQGNLRVTQLFRDSGIEIEDSVGETLSNLHDQIAPLERAILWGAKSKQNEAKLATIMSHIKTIDNIIKKDSTISSQPYSFIKADVESPPSTPRRAVGGSASQISRAQASPPRQASVFSRIRKAMRR from the coding sequence ATGACAGGCAGCGAAGGACGTCCTTCAACTTCTTTCACGGACCGCATCGAGCCCCTTGACCATGAATATTCTTCGCGCCGAGACCAGATGACCTACTCCTCGACAATACATGCCGCGACCCCCGTCTTGTCGGTGATCGAACCGCGGGGACTGCCGGTACGCACAGTGCAGTATCACCGTCGTCTCGATAACGATCCTGTCGCCCCTCGCGTCAATCGCCAGGCCTATGACACGCTGGGTCGTTTGATAGCGCATTGGGACCCGCGCCTATGGGCGTTGATGGAGGGAGGATCGGCGGCACCAGCGAATCAGACATCGATCCATAGCCTGTGCGGTCAAGTATTGGCTGACACCAATGTCGACGCGGGCTTGCGCGTGAGCTTGTTGGGCGACGCGGGCCAAATATTGCACCGCTGGGACAGCCGGGGCACTGAAACACGTATCGAATACGACCGTTCATTACGCCCGGTGGCGGTCTTCGAGCAAGGCCAGGGGGAGCTTGAGCGCTGCGTGGAACGCCTGACTTACGGGGAACCCGAGGTCCATGCACATAATCTCTGTGGCCTGCTGACACGCCATGATGATCCGGCTGGCAGCCAGCAGGTGCATGAGGCAGGTTTGAAGGGCGGTATCCTGCTGCAGTCTCGACGTTTTTTGCTACAGGAAACGCTGCCGGACTGGCCGCTAGAACCATCCCTGCGCGATGCAATGTTAGAACCTGCGCCCGAGCGCGCGATTACACAGTACCACTACGATGCGCTGGGTAATGTCCTGACCCAGACCGATGCCAGGGGCCATCGCCAGCGCTTCACCTATTGCGTAGCTGGGCATTTGCGTCGCGTTTGGCTGCAACTGGCTGGCCAAACCGAACAGGTAGTGTTGTCGATGATCGGGTACAACGCCTTCGCTCAAGTCGAGACGGAAGTCGCCGGCAACGGTGTCGTCAGCACAGCCGACTATTGTCCCCTCAGCGGCCGACTCAAGCGCCTGTTTGTGCGCAGGGATAACGGCACGCAGTTGCTAGATCTGCGATACGACCACGATCCGATGGGCAATATTCTCAGTATTCGCGATGAGGCGCTGCCCGTTCGGTATTTTAATAACCAACGCATCGAACCGCTAAGCACCTATCGCTACGACACGCTCTATCAATTGATTGAGGCCACCGGCAGAGAAATCGCCATCGGGCGACAAGGGCCCGCCTTGCCGGAGCTACAACCCGCACCTCTTGATCCCAATCAGCTAAGTCAATTTACTCAGACGTATTGCTATGACGCAGGGAATAACCTGACGACATTGCGGCATGTCGGCGCCCACTCCTACACCAGGGAAATGCAGGTGGACGGCCTGAGCAACCGCAGCGTGCCAAAAGAGATCGACCTGGCCTCGGCGTTTGATGCCAACGGCAATCTGCAGCATTTGCAGCCCGGACAAGTGCTGAACTGGGACCTGCGTAACCAGTTGCAGCGCGTTACTCCGGTAGAACGATTAGACGCGGCCAATGATGACGAGGTGTATATCTATGACGGTAACCACCAACGGGTCAGAAAGATTCACCGCAGCCAAGCCCGGACGGTCGCGCATCGGGCCGAGGTGCGTTATTTGCCCGGCCTGGAGTTACGTACCGATACGAAGAATGGCGAAAGCTTGCAGGTGATCAGCATGTCCTTCGGCCTCGGCGGAGTTCGAATGCTGCATTGGGACGCCGGGCTGCCGGATGGTTTGAGCAATGATCAGTTGCGCTACAGCGTGAGCGACCACCTGGGTAGCAGCAACATTGAACTGGACCATCAGTCGCGACTGCTCAGCCAGGAAGGCTACTACCCGTATGGAGGCACGGCTTGGTGGGCAGGGCGTGACGCCATCGAGGCAACGTACAAGACCCTGCGTTATTCAGGTAAGGAGCGTGATGCCACCGGCTTGTATTACTACGGCTTCCGTTATTACGCGCCGTGGCTCAGTCGATGGATCAATCCGGATCCGGCGGGCGGCATCGATGGTTTGAACCGGTTCAGGATGGCCAGGAACAATCCGATCACCTTAATCGACCAAGACGGATTTCAACCCATCTATCCAGTCTTAAGTGCTTTTCTAGGCGATATTTTTGATGATCCTGGCTATGCCCGTAAGGGTAGCTACCTGCTGGCGCCAGGCGCGTCGGCTGATCATGCCCCCATCGCAATATGGGATGACCGAATATATGTGGGCACGGCCGAACGACACATGGGAATTCGCCCAGATGACGAGAAAGGTTTCCCTCACTTTGTGGGTGAAATAACAGGACAGCAGATCACCAATGCTTCTGGGCATTACATACCCCCTGCTGGGCTGGGGCACCTTATCCCGGATGGGTACACCTACGTTGAACAATACGCAGGCAGTAGTGCCTCCCCTATCCGCCTGACCATGTTCTCTTCGCCTCAGAATTACGTGGACAAGGTGACGGAATTTAGGCAGCACAATGATAAATTGGACAGAGCCAAGGGAGTAATGAGCTTCCTGAAGGAACACCACCTTTATGACGCTGCTAGCCGCGTCGCCCACACGCAAGGAAACCTGCGTGTCACCCAGCTTTTTCGAGACAGCGGGATAGAAATTGAAGACAGCGTCGGAGAAACCCTTAGCAACCTTCACGACCAAATTGCTCCCCTTGAAAGAGCGATACTCTGGGGCGCAAAGTCCAAACAAAACGAAGCTAAATTAGCAACGATAATGAGCCACATAAAAACCATAGACAACATCATAAAGAAGGACAGTACGATCTCAAGCCAGCCTTATTCCTTCATTAAAGCAGATGTTGAATCGCCCCCATCAACGCCGCGACGGGCTGTGGGCGGCTCTGCAAGTCAGATCAGCCGAGCGCAAGCGTCCCCGCCCAGACAAGCCAGCGTCTTTTCCCGGATTAGAAAGGCGATGAGGCGTTAA
- a CDS encoding DUF998 domain-containing protein: MKTIDRALLGAGILIPFWLFLGVTLTARAYPGYSHLDQAMSQLGAVGAPTHSFSAWVNNFPLGVMFVLFAIGVARRFKASRMALLSAALILIHGLASVTAGYFSCDQGCAPVQPSVSQQSHNFAGLVMFISLTLAGALWTFLGKALLASSRFAMISAICVVLAIATVMLMATALADGHLFGLYQRLNYGVSVVWIASLAVAALQYEADVNAAYVR, from the coding sequence ATGAAAACCATTGATCGTGCTTTGCTAGGCGCTGGAATACTGATTCCGTTCTGGCTGTTTTTGGGGGTTACGCTGACTGCGCGGGCCTATCCAGGCTACAGCCATCTGGATCAAGCCATGAGCCAACTAGGCGCCGTTGGAGCGCCAACCCACAGCTTCTCTGCTTGGGTGAACAACTTTCCGCTGGGTGTAATGTTCGTGCTTTTCGCAATAGGTGTGGCGAGACGGTTCAAGGCATCGCGTATGGCCTTGCTTAGCGCGGCACTGATACTCATCCATGGCTTGGCAAGCGTTACGGCCGGCTATTTTTCCTGCGATCAAGGCTGTGCGCCGGTTCAACCGTCAGTCTCGCAACAGAGCCACAATTTTGCGGGGCTGGTGATGTTCATCTCGCTCACTCTGGCGGGAGCGCTGTGGACGTTCCTCGGCAAGGCGCTGCTCGCATCGTCCAGGTTCGCAATGATCTCGGCGATCTGCGTAGTCCTGGCCATCGCGACGGTTATGTTGATGGCGACGGCATTGGCCGACGGTCACTTGTTCGGCCTGTACCAGCGACTCAATTACGGGGTTTCGGTGGTCTGGATTGCGTCATTGGCCGTAGCTGCCCTTCAGTATGAGGCCGATGTTAATGCAGCGTACGTCCGTTAA
- a CDS encoding cytochrome b codes for MTRDIAVNRYGKLSMTLHWLMLALFVGVYACIEIKGLLPRGSTGRSLLLGLHGLFGVSIFALVWVRLFGRLTPRPPVTPAPPAWQTGASHLMHAALYGLMIATPVLAWLMLAAGGKPVPYFGFFLPAPVAVDPDLAKQLKYWHELLGSGGYWLIGLHAAAGLFHHYWVGDNTLARMLPGRNRS; via the coding sequence ATGACCCGCGATATTGCCGTAAACCGTTATGGAAAACTGTCGATGACCCTGCACTGGTTGATGCTGGCGCTGTTCGTCGGTGTGTATGCCTGCATTGAGATCAAGGGTTTGTTGCCCCGTGGCAGCACCGGGCGAAGCCTGTTACTGGGGTTGCACGGGCTCTTCGGGGTGAGCATTTTTGCACTGGTTTGGGTCCGCTTGTTCGGGCGCTTGACACCGCGCCCGCCGGTTACACCCGCGCCACCGGCCTGGCAGACGGGGGCTTCCCACCTGATGCATGCCGCCTTGTATGGCCTGATGATCGCGACACCGGTGCTGGCCTGGCTGATGCTGGCCGCCGGAGGCAAGCCGGTGCCGTACTTCGGGTTCTTCTTGCCGGCCCCCGTGGCGGTGGATCCCGATTTGGCCAAACAACTCAAGTACTGGCACGAGTTGCTCGGCAGCGGCGGCTACTGGCTGATCGGCCTGCATGCGGCGGCCGGTCTGTTCCATCATTACTGGGTGGGTGACAATACCCTGGCCCGGATGCTGCCGGGGCGAAATCGGTCTTGA
- a CDS encoding formate dehydrogenase subunit gamma codes for MPDETLHLPLIHSVLAREKDTPGALLPILHAIQAGCGYVPDSAVPEIAHALNLSQAEVRGVISFYHDFRTTPPARHTLRLCRAESCKSMGAEALAAQLREQLALDDHGTSADGSISLRPVYCLGACVCSPALELDGELHARITPERLRQLVNDCMEEGAC; via the coding sequence ATGCCCGATGAGACGCTTCACCTGCCTTTGATCCATAGCGTGCTTGCGCGCGAAAAGGACACCCCCGGTGCCTTGCTGCCAATTCTCCATGCCATCCAGGCAGGCTGCGGGTATGTCCCCGACAGCGCCGTCCCGGAGATCGCCCACGCCCTGAACCTCAGCCAGGCTGAAGTGCGCGGGGTCATCAGTTTCTACCACGATTTCCGCACCACACCGCCGGCGCGCCATACCCTGCGCTTGTGCCGGGCCGAGTCCTGCAAGAGCATGGGCGCCGAAGCCCTGGCTGCGCAGCTGCGCGAGCAACTGGCGCTGGACGATCACGGCACCAGCGCCGATGGGAGCATCAGCCTGCGGCCGGTCTATTGCCTGGGTGCCTGCGTCTGCTCGCCGGCCTTGGAGCTGGACGGGGAGCTGCATGCGCGGATCACGCCCGAGCGTCTGCGTCAGTTGGTCAATGATTGCATGGAGGAGGGCGCATGCTGA
- the arsH gene encoding arsenical resistance protein ArsH, which yields MTEFSSETPHDFPNLDLSLFDAPTPEKLAKSAEPEHKPRILLLYGSTRERSFSQLLTREAARLLELMGAETAVFDPSGLPLPDDAPVDHPKVQELRDLVMWSEGQVWCSPERHGSMSAVFKAQIDWIPLALGAVRPSQGKTLAVMQVCGGSQSFNTVNQLRVLGRWMRMVTIPNQSSVPKAFLEFDEAGRMKPSSYYDRVVDVMEELMKFTLLVRGRETYLVDRYSERKESAEALSKRVNQRSI from the coding sequence ATGACTGAGTTCTCCAGCGAAACCCCGCATGACTTCCCAAATCTTGACCTGTCACTCTTCGACGCACCAACACCGGAAAAACTCGCAAAGAGCGCAGAACCAGAACATAAACCGCGCATACTTTTACTGTACGGATCAACCCGCGAGCGCTCTTTCAGTCAGTTGCTAACCCGCGAAGCGGCGCGCCTGTTGGAGCTCATGGGCGCCGAAACCGCGGTCTTCGATCCGTCCGGGCTGCCGCTGCCGGACGATGCGCCCGTCGATCATCCCAAGGTCCAGGAACTGCGCGACTTGGTGATGTGGTCGGAAGGCCAGGTCTGGTGCTCACCAGAACGCCACGGCTCGATGTCGGCAGTGTTCAAGGCACAGATCGACTGGATCCCGCTCGCGCTGGGCGCGGTTCGTCCTTCCCAAGGCAAGACGTTGGCGGTGATGCAGGTATGCGGCGGATCGCAATCCTTCAACACCGTGAATCAACTTCGCGTACTGGGTCGCTGGATGCGCATGGTCACGATCCCCAACCAATCCTCCGTCCCCAAAGCCTTCCTTGAGTTCGACGAAGCCGGGCGCATGAAACCCTCGTCCTATTACGACCGGGTCGTCGATGTCATGGAGGAACTGATGAAGTTCACCTTGCTGGTGCGCGGCAGAGAAACCTATTTGGTAGACCGCTACTCCGAGCGCAAGGAAAGCGCCGAAGCGCTCTCCAAACGCGTTAACCAGAGGTCTATCTAG